The proteins below are encoded in one region of Paraburkholderia phenazinium:
- a CDS encoding LysR family transcriptional regulator, which produces MELKWLEDFVSLAETRSFSRSAELRHVTQPAFSRRIQALEAWLGTELIDRSVYPTRLTAAGQVFYEQALAMLSQFHEARTLLRGHTATPAATIEFAVPHTLSLTYFPRWLQRIEAQLGPVHTRLRALNVHDAVLSLVEGGCDLVMGYHHPSQPVALDPARYDMLTLGIEPISPFSAPGRAGRPRYTLPGTPDEPAPYLSYTPNAYLGRMTEVIIANAPTRLSLDRLYETDMAEGLKAMALAGHGIAFLPHSAVEDAVAEGKLIRLDRATRGTVEGQFTLTMEIRLYRDKLAVQGDDARHVLARKLWDTVTGELAQDAV; this is translated from the coding sequence ATGGAACTGAAATGGCTCGAAGACTTCGTTTCGCTTGCGGAAACCCGCAGCTTTAGCCGTTCTGCGGAGTTGCGGCACGTCACGCAACCCGCATTTTCACGCCGTATTCAGGCGCTTGAAGCGTGGCTCGGCACGGAACTGATCGATCGTTCGGTTTATCCGACGCGGCTCACGGCCGCGGGCCAGGTGTTCTACGAGCAGGCCTTGGCGATGCTCTCGCAGTTCCACGAAGCACGTACGCTGTTGCGCGGACACACGGCGACGCCTGCTGCGACGATCGAGTTCGCGGTGCCGCATACGCTCTCGCTCACGTACTTTCCGCGCTGGTTGCAACGCATCGAGGCGCAGTTAGGTCCCGTGCATACCCGCCTGCGCGCGCTTAACGTGCACGACGCGGTGCTCTCGCTGGTGGAAGGCGGCTGCGATCTGGTGATGGGCTACCATCATCCGAGCCAACCCGTAGCGCTTGACCCCGCGCGTTACGACATGCTCACGCTCGGCATCGAGCCGATCAGTCCGTTCTCCGCTCCGGGCCGTGCGGGTCGTCCGCGCTACACGTTGCCGGGCACACCTGACGAGCCAGCACCTTATCTGTCGTACACGCCGAACGCGTACCTTGGCCGCATGACGGAGGTGATCATCGCCAATGCGCCGACGCGTCTGTCGCTGGACCGTCTTTACGAAACCGACATGGCCGAGGGACTCAAGGCGATGGCGCTGGCTGGCCACGGCATTGCCTTTTTGCCGCATAGTGCGGTGGAAGATGCAGTTGCCGAGGGCAAGCTGATCCGCCTCGACCGTGCAACGCGCGGCACCGTGGAAGGACAGTTCACATTGACCATGGAGATTCGTCTGTATCGCGACAAGCTCGCGGTGCAGGGCGACGATGCGCGTCACGTGCTGGCGCGCAAGCTCTGGGACACGGTCACCGGCGAACTCGCTCAGGACGCGGTGTAA
- a CDS encoding Glu/Leu/Phe/Val family dehydrogenase, protein MSSQPQSASSLQSVPSYLNSDNLGPWGNYLRQVDRVAPYLGSLSRWLETLKRPKRILIVDVPIELDNGTVAHFEGYRVQHNVSRGPGKGGVRYHQDVTLSEVMALSAWMSVKNAAVNVPYGGAKGGIRVDPRTLSRGELERVTRRYTSEIGIIIGPNTDIPAPDVNTNEQIMAWMMDTYSMNQGQTATGVVTGKPIALGGSLGRREATGRGVFVVAAEAARRIGVDIEGARIAVQGFGNVGGIAARLFQEAGAKVVAVQDHTGTIFKSAGIDAVALFAYVAKNGGVGGFPEADTIANEDFWTVESDILIPAALENQITEKNAGKIKTKIVVEGANGPTTTAADDILHDKGILVIPDVVANAGGVTVSYFEWVQDFSSFFWTEDEINQRLERVMREAFAAVWQVSSEQKVSVRTAAFIVACKRILEARELRGLYP, encoded by the coding sequence ATGTCATCCCAACCGCAGTCCGCATCGTCGTTGCAATCCGTCCCGTCCTATCTGAATAGCGATAACCTCGGCCCTTGGGGCAACTATCTTCGCCAGGTCGATCGCGTCGCGCCGTATCTCGGCTCGCTGTCGCGCTGGCTCGAAACCCTCAAGCGTCCGAAGCGCATTCTCATCGTCGATGTACCCATCGAACTCGATAACGGCACCGTGGCTCACTTCGAAGGCTATCGCGTGCAGCACAACGTGTCGCGCGGTCCGGGTAAGGGTGGCGTGCGTTATCACCAGGACGTGACGCTGTCGGAAGTGATGGCACTGTCCGCGTGGATGTCGGTCAAGAACGCGGCTGTGAACGTGCCGTACGGCGGCGCCAAGGGTGGTATCCGTGTCGATCCGCGCACGCTCTCGCGTGGTGAGCTCGAGCGCGTCACGCGCCGCTATACCAGCGAAATCGGCATCATCATCGGACCGAATACCGACATCCCCGCGCCGGACGTGAACACGAACGAGCAGATCATGGCGTGGATGATGGACACGTACTCCATGAACCAGGGCCAAACGGCCACCGGCGTCGTGACCGGCAAGCCGATCGCGCTCGGCGGTTCGCTGGGCCGGCGTGAAGCAACGGGTCGCGGTGTGTTCGTGGTCGCTGCGGAAGCGGCACGCCGTATCGGTGTCGATATCGAAGGCGCACGCATCGCCGTGCAGGGCTTCGGTAATGTGGGCGGCATCGCCGCACGCCTGTTCCAGGAAGCCGGCGCGAAGGTCGTGGCGGTGCAGGATCACACGGGCACGATCTTCAAATCGGCGGGTATCGATGCCGTGGCGCTATTTGCGTACGTGGCGAAGAATGGCGGCGTGGGTGGCTTCCCTGAAGCGGACACGATCGCGAACGAAGATTTCTGGACCGTTGAGTCGGACATCCTGATCCCGGCCGCTTTGGAAAACCAGATCACCGAGAAGAACGCCGGCAAGATCAAGACGAAGATCGTCGTGGAAGGTGCAAACGGCCCGACCACCACCGCGGCGGACGACATCCTGCATGACAAGGGCATCCTCGTGATCCCGGACGTGGTGGCGAATGCCGGTGGCGTGACCGTGTCGTACTTCGAATGGGTGCAGGATTTCTCAAGCTTCTTCTGGACCGAGGACGAGATCAACCAGCGTCTCGAGCGCGTGATGCGCGAAGCGTTTGCCGCGGTGTGGCAAGTGTCGAGCGAGCAGAAGGTTTCGGTACGTACTGCAGCGTTTATCGTCGCCTGTAAGCGCATCCTCGAAGCGCGCGAACTGCGTGGCCTGTATCCCTGA